The DNA sequence GGCCTTGTTGTTGTAAAAATTGATCGAGCTGATGTCCTTCCTGAAGTTCTCGAAAGGGGTGTCAGCGTAATCCTTTATCGTCCTGTATTTCTTGAAAAGGGATTCGGTGACCTTGTTCACATGGGCATCCGTTGTCTGCGCGGAGAGTATCGTTGCCACAAGGAGTTCGAAGGGGTTTTTGAAGTTGAGGGCGGTCTTCATTTCGGGATACTCCTTTTTCAATCTTTTTACGATGTCGAGAACCTTTTCTTTGTTGTTCATTGGTACAGCCTCCTCAGCTCTTTTCGTGAAGGCATCGCAGCATACAGCACGACGGTCCCTAGCCTTGCGCCACAGCGGGTTTTTCATAGACCATGATAGCGGTATCAGTCTTTCCCGAAATTCTAAACGCCTCGTCAAGGGCATCATAGAGCTCCTTCGATCCCTCTTTCATCACGGAGAAGCCCAGCTTTTCGAAATACGGTATGAGGTCCCGCGTCACGTAGACCACCACCATCCTTGTAGATGAAGTATCGATGAGATGCCTGATGATGAGAGAGCCTATCCCCTGTCCCCTTCTCTCCTCGATGACCGTGACGTTCCCTATCTCGTGCATCGGTCCCGTCTTTCTCAGTCTTCCAAAACCAATGGGCTCACCGTCCTCCTGAGCTACGACAAAGTCCTGGTAATTGAAGTCGCTCACATCAAAATTATGCTGCCGAAGTCTGTCCTTAATAAAGTCGCTATCCCCCTCGGTTGCCTGCCGTATCGATATGGAGCTCCCTGCTGGATTTTGATATCTTCCTTCGTTCATCTTTCCCTCCGCTGTTTTCTGAATTTTACCAGGACTTATAATGAAATTCTATCAGATATTTTGACCACGGCAAAGGTTTTTCGTACGGCACACAGGCACGCAGGAGGAAGGGAGGAGGCGTGAATTTGGCATGGATCAGCGGCCATGACCAGGAGCTAGTAGTCCCACGCTAACCTTCGAGCTCCAGCAGCCTCTTTTTGATATCGAGTGCAGCGACTGCGCCCTCCCCGGCCGCAACAACGACCTGGTCATCTCCCGTGTTGAGGGGGCCGACGATGTAGAGTCCGCTCAGCGATGATTCATAGGCGTGACTCACGACGTATTTGAACTTATCGCTGTCCCTCTTGAGGCCGAGTTCACCAAGAAATTCGTCATTCAACGTGAAGCCAAAGTGGGACATGACGACTTCGCAGGCTATCCGCTCCCCATTCCTGAGTTCGACGGCCTCCATCGTCTCTCCACCGATAATTTTCACCGGTCGGCCGATGATGAGGCGGATATGCTCATCCCGCAATTCCTCCTTATATTCCTCAGGCAGTCTGTCTGAGTACAGTATGAGGGTAATGTCCTCGGTATACATCGCCTTCATGGCAAAGGCGAGATTGGCTGTTTCAAGAGAGTTTCCAATGATGACCAGTTTCTTGTTGGTAGTCCTGTAACCGTCGCAGTCCAGGCAGGTGAAAAAACTGACGCCGAGAAACCTGTGGAGGTTCTCGACAGGCGGGAGGTCGTCGCGCACTCCCGATGAGGCGATGACGAACTTTGACAGGTAGAGATTTTCTCCGTCAGAGACCTCGAAGTAGCGCCTTTTCATGACTCTTGTTACCTGCCCCCTTTCAATCCTAACGTTGAAACTCCTCGCCTGCTCCACGCCGCGCCGGATGATTTCTTCCCCTGATATGACCTTCTGGGTAAGGAAATTCTCGATATGCTTTGCATGCCATGTCCTGCCTCCGCCCCTGTCGATAAGGAGAACGTCCCTGTTATATCTTCCCAGATAAATGGCTGCCTGGAGACCCCCGGGCCCGCCGCCGATAATAATGCAGTCATAGATCTTTTCTTCGCCCATGGCCTGTCATGTCCTCATAACCTTCCAAGGATCCCGAGCTTTTCCTTCGCACTATACTGTTATACCGGACGGTCGAATCTTTCTGACGATGAATCTGATAAGCACGGAGAGGGGGTAAGCGAAGACCAACAGGAAGAGCTCTATCTTC is a window from the Thermodesulfovibrionales bacterium genome containing:
- a CDS encoding GNAT family N-acetyltransferase, with product MNEGRYQNPAGSSISIRQATEGDSDFIKDRLRQHNFDVSDFNYQDFVVAQEDGEPIGFGRLRKTGPMHEIGNVTVIEERRGQGIGSLIIRHLIDTSSTRMVVVYVTRDLIPYFEKLGFSVMKEGSKELYDALDEAFRISGKTDTAIMVYEKPAVAQG
- a CDS encoding NAD(P)/FAD-dependent oxidoreductase, whose amino-acid sequence is MGEEKIYDCIIIGGGPGGLQAAIYLGRYNRDVLLIDRGGGRTWHAKHIENFLTQKVISGEEIIRRGVEQARSFNVRIERGQVTRVMKRRYFEVSDGENLYLSKFVIASSGVRDDLPPVENLHRFLGVSFFTCLDCDGYRTTNKKLVIIGNSLETANLAFAMKAMYTEDITLILYSDRLPEEYKEELRDEHIRLIIGRPVKIIGGETMEAVELRNGERIACEVVMSHFGFTLNDEFLGELGLKRDSDKFKYVVSHAYESSLSGLYIVGPLNTGDDQVVVAAGEGAVAALDIKKRLLELEG